Below is a genomic region from Cellulomonas sp. P24.
CACCGCGGCGACCGGGGTGTCGACGCTCATCGGGCAGTGGCACCGGCCGAGCGACGTCCTGGCGGCGCTGCTCGTCGTGCTCGCGTGGAGCGGGCTGGCGTCGGCGCTCGTCGCGACCGGGATCGACGCGCCGCTCAGGGGAACGCCGACCGGATCGGTGCGCCGGGTCGCGGCCGGTCGACGCGCGGAGTCGACGCCGGTGGTCCTCCTCGGTGCGGTCGCCGCGCTCGCCGGGGTGCCGGCCGTCGTCGCGCTGCGCCGGACCTGGGACTCGACCGGGCCCGTCGAGTCCGGGACCGCGCTCGTGACGGCCTACGCAGGAGGCGCCCTCGGGGTGGTCGCCGCGACCTTCGCCGCGTTCGCTCTGCTGCTCGTCGTCCGTCGGACCGCAGGCCGTCCGACGGCGCCCGACACCCCACAGCGCACGTCCAGTGTTCTTCCCGCTTGACGGAAGGTCGTAGGCTCCCCCCTCGACGGCGCTCTCTGCGGTGGGCGGCCCTGGCTGCTCGGCGGTCGAGGCGGTCGGCCGCGCAGAGCATCGTGCGCACGACCCCGCACACCTCGGTACCCCCACCGCTCAGAACACGGTTCACGGAAGCAGGTCCCCATGTCCGCTCCTCGCAAGCTGGTCATCGTGGAGTCCCCCGCGAAGGCACGCACCATCGCGGGCTACCTCGGTGCGGGCTTCGAGGTGGAGGCGAGCGTCGGGCACATCCGCGACCTCCCGCAGCCGTCGGAGATGCCGGCGGACATGAAGAAGGGCCCGTACGGCAAGTTCGCGGTCGACGTCGACAACGGCTTCGATCCGTACTACGTGGTGGACGCCGACAAGAAGAAGAAGGTCGCCGAGCTCAAGCGCCTGCTCAAGGACTCGGACGAGCTCTACCTCGCGACCGATGAGGACCGCGAGGGCGAGGCGATCGCCTGGCACCTGCTGCAGGAGCTCAAGCCGAAGGTCCCCGTCAAGCGGATGGTGTTCCACGAGATCACCCGGGAGGCGATCCACCGGGCCCTGGAGAACACGCGCGACCTCGACACCCGGCTGGTCGACGCCCAGGAGACGCGTCGCATCCTGGACCGCCTCTACGGCTACGAGGTCTCCCCGGTGCTGTGGCGCAAGGTCCGCCAGGGTCTGTCCGCCGGCCGCGTCCAGTCGGTCGCGACGCGCCTCGTCGTCGAGCGCGAGCGCGAGCGGATGGCGTTCTGCGCGGCCGACTACTGGGACGTGTCGGGCGAGTTCGCCGCCACGGTCGGGCCCGACGCGGGTGACGCGTTCCGCGCGCGGCTGACGAGCCTGGACGGGCGTCGTGTGGCGAGCGGCCGCGACTTCGACGACCGGGGTGCGCTCCGGTCGGCCGACGCCGTCCACCTGGACGAGGCTGCTGCCGGCGCGCTGGTCGCCGCCCTCGACGGTGCGGACGTCACGGTCCGCAGCCTGGAGACCAAGCCGTACACGCGTCGTCCCGCCGCGCCCTTCACGACGTCGACCCTCCAGCAGGAGGCGTCCCGCAAGCTGCGCTTCGGCTCCCGGCAGACGATGCGGACCGCGCAGACGCTGTACGAGAACGGCTACATCACCTACATGCGTACCGACTCGCCGGTGCTGAGCGCGCAGGCGATCGAGGCCGCGCGCCGCCAGGCCGCCGAGCTGTACGGGCCCGAGTACGTCCCGGACGCGCCGCGGGTGTACACCGCGAAGAACAAGGGGGCGCAGGAGGCCCACGAGGCGATCCGTCCGGCCGGTGACGCGTTCCGCACCCCGGCCGAGGTGTCCCGTGAGATCTCCGGGGACCAGTTCCGCCTGTACGAGCTGATCTGGAAGCGGACGGTCGCCTCGCAGATGGCCGACTCGCGCGGGTCCACGGCGTCGGTGAGGCTCGCTGCTCTCGCGCCCGGCCTGGGTGCGGGCGGTGCCGCGCAGGAGGCGGTGTTCTCCGCCTCCGGCACGGTCATCACGTTCCGCGGCTTCATGGCGGCGTACGAGGAGGGGCGTGACGTCGACCGCTACACCGACGGCACCGAGGACGCGAACACCAAGGACAAGGACGACACGCAGACCCGCCTGCCGCAGCTCGCCGAGGGGGATGCGGTCGACTCGCGGGGTCTCGAGTCCGACGGGCACCACACGTCACCCCCGCCCCGGTACACCGAGGCGAGCCTGATCAAGGCTCTCGAGGAGCGTGGCATCGGCCGGCCCTCGACGTACGCCGCGACGATCTCGGTGATCCAGGACCGCGGGTACGTGACGTCACGTGGCCAGGCACTGGTGCCGAGCTGGCTGGCGTTCGCCGTCACCCGACTGCTCGAGGAGCACTTCGACTGGCTCGTCGACTACGACTTCACGGCCGAGATGGAGAACGACCTCGACGCGATCGCCGCCGGGGAGAAGGAGCGCGTCGCCTGGTTGACCCGTTTCTACTTCGGTGACGGCACCGGCCGCACCGAGGGCGAGGGCCTGCGTCACCTGGTCGACGACCTCGGCGAGATCGATGCGCGGGAGATCAACTCCATCCCGATCGGCGAGGGCATCACCCTGCGTGTCGGTCGCTACGGGCCATACCTCGAGGGTCCCCCGGAGACCGCCGACGGCGAGCCCCGACGTGCGTCGGTGCCGCAGGAGCTCGCCCCCGACGAGCTCACCGTCGAGAAGGCCCTCGAGCTGTTCGAGACCCAGGTGGACGGTGACCTGGTGCTCGGCGACGACCCGTCGACGGGGACGACGATCGTGGCACGGTCCGGCCGCTTCGGTCCGTACGTGACCGAGCTGCTGCCCGAGCCCGAGCTCGACCCGGGCCTGTCGGCAGCCGCGAAGAAGAAGGCCCTCGCAGCCGCACCCAAGCCGCGCACCGCCTCGTTGCTCAAGTCCATGCAGCTCCAGACGATCACGCTCGAGGACGCCCTGCGGCTCCTGTCGCTGCCGCGGGTCGTCGGGATCGACCCGGAGTCCGGCGAGCCGATCACGGCGCAGAACGGTCGCTACGGGCCGTACCTGAAGAAGGGCACGGACTCGCGGACGCTCGCGTCCGAGGAGGCGATGTTCGACGTCACTCTCGAGGAGGCGCTCGCGATCTACGCGCAGCCCAAGCGCGGACGTGGTGCGACCACGACCCCGCCGCTGCGCGAGCTCGGCACCGACCCGACCTCCGAGCGCCCGATCGTCGTCAAGGAGGGCCGCTTCGGCGCCTACGTGACCGACGGGGTGACGAACAGGACCCTGCCGCGCGACGTCACCCCGGAGTCGATCACGCCGGAGCAGGCCGTCGAGCTCCTCGCCGAGAAGCGCGCCCAGGCCCCGACCAAGAAGAAGCCGCCAGCCCGCAAGCCCGCCGCGAAGAAGCCCGCCGCGAAGAAGCCGGCCGCCGCCAAGAAGTAGCGGCGCCCCCTCCGACGCCTTCCCGACCGGGTGTTCCTGTCACCCGGTCGGTCGGGTTGTGTGTTGTCGAGTGGAGCGTTCTGTCAGCGACACGCGGGCGTGTCGTGGCAGAACGCTCCACTTGACGACGCACGGCGGGTGCGTGGGCACGTGGAGGTGGGATGTGTGGGTTGGTGCAGGGGGTCGGCGACGAGGTGGGATCGGGCGGTGTAGACCGTCAGTGGGTTGGCGGTGGTGGTTGTGGTGGCGGTGCCGGGGACGGGTTCCCAGGTGGTGGTGCCGGTGAGCTGGTAGTCGGCGACCCAGGTGGTGGTCAGGGTGATCGTGTAGGTCCCGCCGTGGGGGTACTGGTAGGCGACGGTCTGGTGGGGGAAGGGGCGGCCGGGGTCGGTGGTGGTCAGGGGCGTGGAGCCGTCGGCGAAGTCCCAGGTGAACCGGATGGGGCGGGCGGTGATGGTCACGGGTTGGCCCAGGACGGTGGTGTGCAGGGTCTGTGGGTCGGGTGTGGTGTAGACGACGGTGTCCATGTTGACCATGACCCATCCGTTGGGGGGGATGGAGACCGGTGAGGGGGTCAGGGGCAGGTTCTGCAGCTCGGTGGCCAGGGTGGCGGTGAGGTCGGGGTCGGTCACGCAGGTGGGGTCGGCCACGCGTGCCCATGCGGACCAGCCGGTGGGTCGGGTGGGGTCGCGTTCTTGGCGGTACAGGGCGTCGAGGGGGTGCTGGCCGTCGGGGCAGGTGTGTGGTGCGGGGAACGTCGGTCCGTCCTCGCAGGTGAAGTCCGCGTCGTGCAGGGGGACGTCGGTGCCCTGGTTGTCGGTGCACACGACCATCGCCGCCCGCCGCCACCGCACATCACCCTCCGGAGCAGTCGCCTTGCGCGGGGTGGCGGCTGCCGTTCCCGCGGTGGCCGCGACATCAACCGACGAGGAGCGTGCATAGGCGCCGATCGAGGGATCGACTTCGGGGCCGACATCTGCCCGGGCGGCTGGTGACATGCACAGGAGCGCGACCACGGCAACCGTCGTGCGGCTCGTCCGGTGGCGGGTCATGAGGCACCGACGAGGCGCACGACCGTGGCGATCGTCCACGAACCCTTGTAGTAGACGGTCGCGAATCTCGCCGTGTCCGTCTGCTTGTCGAGCCAGCCTGCTGTCTCACCGGTCGCGTCGAGTCTCCTAGCTGGGGCTTGGGTC
It encodes:
- the topA gene encoding type I DNA topoisomerase → MSAPRKLVIVESPAKARTIAGYLGAGFEVEASVGHIRDLPQPSEMPADMKKGPYGKFAVDVDNGFDPYYVVDADKKKKVAELKRLLKDSDELYLATDEDREGEAIAWHLLQELKPKVPVKRMVFHEITREAIHRALENTRDLDTRLVDAQETRRILDRLYGYEVSPVLWRKVRQGLSAGRVQSVATRLVVERERERMAFCAADYWDVSGEFAATVGPDAGDAFRARLTSLDGRRVASGRDFDDRGALRSADAVHLDEAAAGALVAALDGADVTVRSLETKPYTRRPAAPFTTSTLQQEASRKLRFGSRQTMRTAQTLYENGYITYMRTDSPVLSAQAIEAARRQAAELYGPEYVPDAPRVYTAKNKGAQEAHEAIRPAGDAFRTPAEVSREISGDQFRLYELIWKRTVASQMADSRGSTASVRLAALAPGLGAGGAAQEAVFSASGTVITFRGFMAAYEEGRDVDRYTDGTEDANTKDKDDTQTRLPQLAEGDAVDSRGLESDGHHTSPPPRYTEASLIKALEERGIGRPSTYAATISVIQDRGYVTSRGQALVPSWLAFAVTRLLEEHFDWLVDYDFTAEMENDLDAIAAGEKERVAWLTRFYFGDGTGRTEGEGLRHLVDDLGEIDAREINSIPIGEGITLRVGRYGPYLEGPPETADGEPRRASVPQELAPDELTVEKALELFETQVDGDLVLGDDPSTGTTIVARSGRFGPYVTELLPEPELDPGLSAAAKKKALAAAPKPRTASLLKSMQLQTITLEDALRLLSLPRVVGIDPESGEPITAQNGRYGPYLKKGTDSRTLASEEAMFDVTLEEALAIYAQPKRGRGATTTPPLRELGTDPTSERPIVVKEGRFGAYVTDGVTNRTLPRDVTPESITPEQAVELLAEKRAQAPTKKKPPARKPAAKKPAAKKPAAAKK
- a CDS encoding PKD domain-containing protein, which gives rise to MTRHRTSRTTVAVVALLCMSPAARADVGPEVDPSIGAYARSSSVDVAATAGTAAATPRKATAPEGDVRWRRAAMVVCTDNQGTDVPLHDADFTCEDGPTFPAPHTCPDGQHPLDALYRQERDPTRPTGWSAWARVADPTCVTDPDLTATLATELQNLPLTPSPVSIPPNGWVMVNMDTVVYTTPDPQTLHTTVLGQPVTITARPIRFTWDFADGSTPLTTTDPGRPFPHQTVAYQYPHGGTYTITLTTTWVADYQLTGTTTWEPVPGTATTTTTANPLTVYTARSHLVADPLHQPTHPTSTCPRTRRASSSGAFCHDTPACR